Below is a genomic region from Methanooceanicella nereidis.
ATCGACAAAGAAGTCTACAAAAAAGGCTTTTTCCATCACGACATCCTCATATCGTGCAGGGAACCATGCTTTCTGGACGACCGATAATCCCCTCTTTTTCATTTCTTTTTTAAGAGGCTTTTCATAAACTTCTATTAAAAGCTCCGAGCCCAGTTCTTTATGCACTTCGCCCGCAGACTCTATCACCTTATCAGCTAACGGTTCAATGGCTTTCATCGACGCTATCCTTTCAGCATATGGTTCTAATATCTCGATAGTATCATCTCCGCAATTTATTTACTAAATATTGAAAATAATACTAGATATACTTATTTACATTTTTAACAAAAATATACTCTAAACATTCAAAAAATAGTGCAGGGATAGAGAGTTCTATCCCCAGTCTATCAGTTCGAGGGTAGATGTGTGATCATCGGATACGGATGTTATCTTTAAAGGTACCGGTATGTCATCATGAACCCAGACCCTCACGTCGTTCTTCGTATCACTCTGGATATATACTTCAACATCCTCGAAGGCTCCCATCGGGACGATGACCGGCTCAACGCCTATCAGCTCATACCTGTTATTGCCCATAGAGAGCGTCGGGTCATCTACTGCCAGCTCACTGAATTTTCCGGGGAGGTCGCTCACCGGGACTTCAAGGTCGAACTTAATGCCGGAAGCGTTGCCATACATGTGCGCGTTTAAGACATTCCTTGTCGAAAGGTCGTAGTAATACTCAAGTATCATCTCTCCTTCTTTGCTGGTAGTGCTCATGTTGACGTGCTTTGCCGGGATCCCGTTATAGGTCGTGTTATAATACTCGAAACGGACGTCGCTGATGTATGTCTGCGAAGGCCTTTCCCTATCGGTGCTCACAAGCTTATACTCGAACCATGAAAAATCTTCAGGATCAAAAAGCTCGTCACCG
It encodes:
- a CDS encoding GxxExxY protein, translating into MKAIEPLADKVIESAGEVHKELGSELLIEVYEKPLKKEMKKRGLSVVQKAWFPARYEDVVMEKAFFVDFFVDGTLLVKIKSDGPTTNLDIAILRSYLKHAGKSMGLLLNFYYEDFNDCFKKVMVY